The nucleotide sequence TTTGCCGCACTCTGGGGAATCGGCGCAGGCACCCTGAGCGGCACCATCGCTGCCGCGTACCCTGCCCTCGTTGCATCCAGGGCCGACCCAGCCCAGTTGATTCGCCTCTAGCCACTGGCAGGTAACCAGCTACCAGAAGCGCGTTACCCGAGGGCATGTTCCCAACCCGACAAGTACGCCTAGCCGACCGGACTGTGTTTGGCGACGTCCGCTGCATTCGTGGCAGCGCTCATCAGCAGCGCAGCGCCCAGCATGTGCGCGCCCACCAGAAGCGCCGGAATGCCGTTGTAGTACTGGGTGAAGCCAATGACTGCCTGCAGCAACGTCACGCCCAGCAAGAGGAAGGCAGCAGTGCGGAACGGACCACTGATCCTGCGCCGGACCACCAGGAACACGGCGAGGAGGGTGCCGGCCGTGATGAGGTAGGCGGGAATGGCGTGGATGTGTGAGAAGAGATCCCAGTCGAGGTCATTCCTGGGCGCGTCCGCATCGCCGGCGTGCGGGCCGGCTCCTGTAACTACGACGCCGAGCATGACAGCGATAGCGGAGAACACGGCAACCGCCATCATCAGGGGACGAGTTACTGAAGGTAGTGCCGGCAGGGTCCTGTTCATGAATCGGCCCGTTCGCCCGTAGGCCCTGTTGACCAGCAAAGTTGCGAAGACAACCAGTGCCATGGATACCAGGAAATGCAGGCCCACAACCCAGGGGTTGAGGTTGGAGAGCACGGTGATCCCGCCAATAATGGCCTGCGCCGGGATGCTGGCAAGAAGGCCAAGTGCCAGGAGGAAGAGGTCCCGGCGCTGCTTGCGGAGGTTCCACAGGTACACCAGCATGAGCGCGGCGACGGCGGCCAGGGCGAAGGTGAGCAGGCGGTTGCCGAACTCAATGAAACCGTGGATGCCCATTTCGGGGGTATTGACCAAGGAGTCGTTGGTGCAGCGGGGCCATGTAGGGCAGCCCAAACCGGATGCCGTAAGCCGTACGGCGCCCCCTGTCACCACCAGGATGGTCTGCCCGATGAGCGACAGCAACGCCAAGCGACGTACGGCCGAGTTGACCTCGGTGGGCAGTTTGGATGTCCATTGCTGGACGGTTTTCGGGAGGCGGGATGCCGTGCTCACAGTTTTCTCACTTCTTAGTTCTGCTCGGATCAGTTTTGCTCGGATTTGCTTAGTTCCATTTGAACCAGCGGATGGCCGCGCCGCCTGCCAGCACGGTCCACAGCAGCAGGATCACAACGGCAGACAAGGGAATGGTGCCCTGAAGGAAGGCATCCCTCAGTCCTTGCCCAAGTGCCCCGGAAGGCAGGAAATGCACAATGCCCTGCAGAACCGCCGGCAGGCGATCGGCCGGTACGACGATTCCGCCCAGCGCACCCAGCAGGATCCAGAGCAAATTGGTAATGGCGAGCGTAGCCTCGGGCCGCACAGTGCCGGCCACCAGCAAACCGAGAGCCGTGAAAGCTGCTGCGCCAAGGACGAGCAGGCCCAGCCCGGGAAGCCAGGCTTCCGGGCGTGGCTGCCATCCAAGGAAACCTGCCACGGCGCCAACCACCAGGACCTGGAGGGCAAGGACCACCAGCACGGCAAGGATCTTCCCTGCAATGAGGCCGCCCCTGCCAAGCGGGGTGGTGGAGAGGAAGCGGAGCACCCCGTAGCGGCGATCAAATCCTGTGGCAATGCCTTGTCCGGTAAACGCGGTGGACATGGCGCAAAGAGCCAGGATGCCCGGCGTAGCGGTATCTACCCGCGAGGGACCGAGACCGTCCAGCAGCGGGGTCACCACCAGGCCCACCAAGGCCATCAGCGGCAGGACGATGGCGAGGATGAGCTGTTCACCGTTGCGCAGCATGGTGATGGTTTCGTACCGTCCTTGCTGCATGATGCGGCGGGGCAGGGACGCCGGACCTGCGTTGGGAGCGAGGAGGCCGGTCATCGGAGGTCCCTTCCGGAGATGTCGAGGAAGACGTCCTCGAGGCTTCGTGATTCCAGGCGCAGCGATGCAGGCATGATGTTCCGTTCCGCCCACCAGGCAGTCAGCCCGGCGAGGTCAGCGGGAGTTATGGCGCCGGCAATGGCGTAACTTCCGGAGCGGGACTCGGTGATGCGGAGCCCGGCTCCCACGACGCTTGCGAAGTCGAGACCTGCAGGAGCATCGAAGTACAGAGTCCGGTCTGACGCTCCGGATTCGGCGGAGTGGTCATGCCTGAGGAGTTCAGCCACTGTCCCTTCCGCCACGTTGTGTCCGCCGTCGATGATGTAGACGTAGTCCGCAAGCCGCTCGGCGTCGTCCATCAGATGCGTGGTGAGAACGATTCCCATGCCCGCGTCCCGCAGTTCGGCAATAAGTTCGAACACCATTTGCCGCGACTGCGGATCGAGCCCGGCACTGGGCTCATCAAGGAACAGGATCTCCGGGTTTCCAACGAGGGCCGCCGCCAAAGCCAGCCGTTGCTTTTGACCCCCGGAAAGACGCCGCACCCCGGTCCTGCTGAACTGGTTGATGCCCAGCCGCTCCACCAGGGCATCGACGTTCATGGGGTTCTTGTACATGCCGGCCACGTGGCGCAACAGCGGGATCGGACGGGCCGACGGCGGCAGGCCACCGTCCTGGAGCATCACGCCTACCCGGGCGCGCAGTTCAGCACCTGCAGTATCCGGATCCGCCCCCAGAAGGGTGATGGAGCCACCGGTTCGCTTCTGCAGGCCCTGGGCACACTCCAGCGTGGTGGTCTTGCCGGCCCCGTTCGCACCAAGAAGTGCGGTTACCTGGCCACGCTCTGCCACCAGGGACAGTCCACTGACCACCCGTAACATTTTGCCGTCGAGGGAGGCCAAAGGGCCTACATCCTTGATGAGTCCGTCTATGGTGAGGACAGGAGATTCGGGTGAGCGCACCAAAGTATTCTACGTGAAGTAGTCCGGTCACACTTGGCGCGGAGCCAAGGTCAGTCTTGCCTTACTGGATGCGTGAAACAAATTACGACATGATTGTGTTGTGTATTCCATGAGCAGTCCAGTATCCATGCCCCAAAAGCGGCATGCTGCAGCGGGAGAGGCCCTTGTTGCCTCACCCTCGCTGCCGGACGCGGATGACCGCACCCGTGACCGCGTCCTCAGCGCCGTGCTCGAGAATGGTCCTGTCAGCGCAGCCGAGCTGGGAGATCTCCTCGGATTTACTCCCGCCGCCGTTCGCAGGCACCTTGACCATCTTGAACGCAGTGGCGTCATTGAGGTCAAGCGTGTTGCCAAGGCCGGTTCAGGTGCCGGTCGGCCCGCGCGTCGCTATGTCCTGAGTTCACAGGGGCAGTCCAAGCTGGGCGATGACTACCTGAACATCGCAAGCTCGGCCCTGCGTCGCCTCCAGGAACTTGCGGGCGAGGACGCTGTCCGGGAGTATGCGGAAGAGCGTTTCGCGGACATGGAAAGGCGCTATGCACCGGAAGTCCAGGCCGCAGGGGACGACATCACCGCCAGGGCCATGGCACTATCCAAGGCATTGAGCCGCGACGGCTTTGTTGCCTCCGCCCATTCCATCGAAGCCAAGGCCCCGTTGCCCGCAGCGTTGTCCAGCGTTCAGCTGTGCCAAGGGCATTGCCCCATTCAACGTCTCGCCGCGGAGTTCCCGGTGTTCTGCGATGCCGAGACCAAGGTCTTCTCCCGTTTGGTGGGAGTCGACGTCCGGCGCCTCTCGACGCTCGCGCAGGGCGGACATGTTTGCACCACCCACATACCTACCGGGCGATTGGCTGCCACGGTGCCCCCAGGCGCCGAAGTGCAACCCAAGAGCCCGTATCAGGAATCTAACAACCAGCAAGAAAGGCCGTGATGACGGACCAAATAGCAGAGAAAGCGGTAGCCGACGGCACTGTGATCTCGGAGATTCTGGAGAAGAATCCCGAACTGCACGGTATCGGAAACTACGAGTACGGCTGGGCCGACAAGAACGACGTAGGCGCCAATGCCCGTCGTGGCCTCAACGAGGAGGTCGTCCGCGACATCTCCTCGAAGAAGAACGAGCCCGAATGGATGCTCGATCTGCGCCTCAAAGGCCTGAAGTACTTCGACCGCAAACCCATGCCTACCTGGGGTGCGGACCTCTCGGGCATCGATTTCGATAACATCAAGTACTTCGTGCGCTCCACCGAAAAGCAGGCGGCAACCTGGGAAGACCTTCCCGAGGACATCCGGAACACCTACGAGAAACTGGGTATTCCGGAAGCTGAGCGCAGCCGCCTCGTCTCGGGCGTGGCCGCCCAGTACGAGTCCGAGGTTGTCTACCACCAGATCCGTGAGGACCTGGAAGCCCAGGGCGTCATCTTCCTGGACACCGACACCGCGCTGCGTGAGCACCCTGAGATCTTCCAGGAGTACTTCGGCACCATCATCCCCGTGGGCGACAACAAGTTCGCATCGCTGAACACGGCTGTTTGGTCCGGCGGATCATTCGTGTATGTGCCCAAGGGTGTGCACGTCGACATCCCGCTCCAGGCCTACTTCCGTATCAACACGGAGAACATGGGCCAGTTCGAGCGCACCTTGATCATCGCCGATGAGGACTCCTACGTTCACTACATCGAAGGTTGCACGGCTCCGATCTACACCTCGGACTCGCTGCACTCCGCGGTCGTGGAGATCATCGTGAAGAAGGGCGCACGCGTCCGCTACACGACCATCCAGAACTGGTCCAACAACGTGTACAACCTGGTCACCAAGCGTGCCATCTGCGAAGAGGGCGCCACCATGGAGTGGGTCGATGGCAACATCGGCTCCAAGGTGACCATGAAGTACCCGGCCGTCTACCTCGTTGGCGAGCATGCCAAGGGTGAGACGCTGTCCATCGCTTTCGCAGGCGAGGGCCAGCACCAGGACACCGGCTCAAAGATGGTCCACATCGCGCCGAACACCAAGAGTTCCATCATTTCCAAATCAGTCGCCCGTGGTGGTGGCCGCGCTGCCTACCGCGGCTTGGTCCAGGTCCGCGAGGGTGCCAAGCACTCTGCCAACACGGTTCGTTGTGACGCGCTGCTGGTGGACACCATTTCGCGGTCGGACACGTACCCGTACATCGACATCCGTGAGGATGACGTCGTACTCGGCCACGAGGCCACCGTTTCCCGTGTCAGCGAAGAACAGCTCTTCTACCTGATGTCCCGCGGAATGCCGGAGGACGAGGCCATGGCCATGATCGTGCGCGGCTTTATCGAGCCGATCGCCCGCGAGTTGCCCATGGAATATGCCCTTGAGCTGAACCGCTTGATTGAACTTCAGATGGAAGGATCCGTCGGTTAATAATGACTGATATCACTACTGAAAAGGCCCGCATCGGCGCGCCTTCAGCACAGCCCTTTATCGACGGCTTCACGGAGGAAGGCGAGAACCTCTCGCCCATCAACGCTGACGGTTCGACGGCGGCAAAGCCGTCGGCGGGTCCGCTCGCGGGCGCTTCGTCCAAGAGCCACTCCCACGGTGGCGGGGTAGGCGTCCCGGACAGCTCCCGCGCCGGCCGTCTCACCTCGTACAACCTTGACGATTTCAAGGCACTGACCGGACTCGAAGAGGACTGGCGGTTTACTCCGCTTCGTCGTCTCCGTGGGCTGCACTCCGAAGCCCTTATCGGCGCGGCGCCGGCTGTCACGGTTTCCGCACCCGCCGGCGTCACTGTCGAAACTGTCGGCCGTGATGACCGCCGCATCGGTCTGGCCGGCATTCCGGAAGACCGTGTTTCTGCCAACGCCTGGTCCGGCTTCAAGGAAGCCACTGTGATCACGGTTCCCTCGGAGACCACGCTCGAGTCGGAAATCACGGTTACCTTGACCGGCGCCGGTACCGATGCCGCTGCCCAGCACATCGTTGTGGTGGCGGAGAAGTTCTCCAAGGGTGTCCTGGTCCTCGGCCACGAAGGTTCTGCCGTTGTGTCGGAGAACGTGGAAATCGTTCTTGAGGATGGCGCAGAGCTGACCGTAGTGTCCCTGCAGGAATGGAACGATGACTCCGTTCATGCTTCGTCCCAGCAGGCGAAGATCGGCCGCGATGCCAAGTTCAAGCACATCGTGGTCAGCCTCGGTGGAGACCTCGTCCGTGTCACCCCGACTGCACGCTTTGCTGCTCCGGGTGGCGAGGTTGAACTCTTCGGCCTGTACTTCGCAGACGCCGGCCAGCACCTTGAGCACCGCACGTTCGTTGACCACGGTCAGGCGAACTGCGTGTCCAACGTGCTGTACAAGGGTGCTTTGCAAGGCAAGGGTGCACACACCGTATGGGTGGGCGATGTCCTGATCCAAAAGAATGCCGAAGGAACCGACAGCTACGAGAAGAACCAGAACCTGGTTCTGACCGATGGCTGCCGCGCCGACTCCGTGCCGAACCTGGAGATCGAGACGGGTCTCATTGCCGGTGCAGGCCACGCCAGCGCTACCGGACGTTTCGACGACGAGCACCTCTTCTACCTCATGGCCCGCGGTATTCCGGAAGAAGTTGCCCGCAGGCTCGTAGTCCGCGGCTTCCTCAACGAGATCATCCAGAAGATCAACGTACCGGCCATCGAAGATCGCCTGACGGACGCTGTTGAGCGCGAGCTCGCGGCGACCGAGAACTAACGACGAACCCAACAAAGACAGGCAGTCCGGACAAGCATGAGTGAACAAACCAAGGGCGAACTGGTATGCAACGCCAATGACATCCAGGTCAAGCAGGCCCTGCGGGTTCTCATTGACGACTATCCCGTAGCGATCGTCAGGGATTCCATGGGCGAAATCCACGCCATTGGCGATACCTGCTCGCATGCGGATATCTCGTTGTCCGAAGGCGAAGTTGAAGGTTGCGCAATCGAATGCTGGGGACACGGTTCCCAGTTCGATCTCCGCAGCGGACAACCCCTCCAGCTGCCCGCCTACGATCCCGTGCCCGTGTTCGCCGTCACCCTCGACGGCGATGACGTTTACGTGGACGTGACCAACGTTGTGAACGGCGCTTCGGTAGAGAACTACTGAGCGCCCAGTACCGCCAGACTTACGAACGAAAAGAAAGAAGAGCATGTCTACTCTTGAGATCAACGACCTGCACGTCAGCATTGAGACGGAGCAGGGCACCAAGGAGATCCTGAAGGGCGTCAGCCTGACCATCAGGACCGGCGAAACCCACGCCATCATGGGCCCCAACGGCTCGGGAAAGTCCACCCTCGCCTCCACGATCGCCGGCCACCCGCGCTACACGGTCACCAGCGGCACCATCACGCTGGACGGCGAGAACGTGCTGGACATGAGCGTTGACGAGCGCGCCCGCGCCGGCCTCTTCCTGGCCATGCAGTACCCGGTGGAGGTCCCCGGTGTGACCATGACCAACTTCCTGCGCACCGCCAAGACCGCGATCGACGGCGAAGCACCGGCACTTCGTACCTGGACCAAGGACGTCAAGGCTGCCATGCAGCAGCTGCGCATCGACGCCGACTTCGCCCAGCGCAACGTCAACGAAGGCTTCTCCGGTGGTGAGAAGAAGCGCGTGGAGATCCTGCAGCTGGAACTCTTCAAGCCGAAGTTCGCCATCCTGGACGAGACCGACTCCGGCCTCGACGTCGATGCTTTGAAGGTTGTCTCCGAAGGTGTGAACCGTGCGCACGACGCCGGTAACATGGGCACCCTGCTCATCACCCACTACACCCGCATCCTGCGCTACATCAAGCCGGAATTCGTCCACGTGTTCGTGGATGGCAAGGTTGTTGAGGAAGGTGGCCCCGAGCTTGCCGACCGCCTTGAAGAAGAGGGCTACGACCGCTACGCGCCAGGCGCCGGCGTTGCCGTTGCTCCTGCTGTGCAGGCCTAGTTAGGATCGTTCCATGACCGAAATCAACGCGGCGCGCACCAGCCTCGAGGATGTCGAGGAAGCGCTCAAGGACGTCATTGACCCCGAACTCGGAGTCAACGTGGTGGACCTTGGCCTCCTCTATGGCCTGAAGTACTCCGACGAGGACGGCGCCCTCCTGATCGACATGACACTGACCACGGCGGCCTGCCCGCTGACGGATGTGCTTGAAGAACAGGTAGGCAAGTCCCTCGACGGAGTTGTTGACGATTGGCGCCTGAACTGGGTCTGGATGCCGCCATGGGGTCCGGAGCGGATCACCGACGACGGCAAGGACCAGATGCGGGCCCTCGGCTTCAACATCTGATCCGGGATTTCCGCCCGCTAATGCGGGCATAAAGAAGGGTTCCGGGCTATATGCCCGGAACCCTTCTGCTCTTTAAGTGTGAAAGCTATGGGGTTGCCACTCCGAAGGTGTCGCACTTGTTGATGTCACCTGTGCTGTAGCCCTGATAGAACCACTTCTGCCGTTGTTGGCTGGATCCGTGCGTCCACGATTCGGGAGAGACCCGTCCAGTGGCGGCCTCCTGGATCCGGTCATCTCCGACGGCGGAAGCAGCCGACAGCGCGTCCTGCAGGTCCTGCTCGGTGAGGGGATCAAGGAAGGGCTTGCCGCTGGCATCAGTCTGCGTGGTGGCGTGGCGAACCCACAGCCCTGCATAGCAATCGGCCTGCAGTTCCACCCGAACGCCTCCCGACTGGGGTCCTTGCGGATCCTGCTGTGCCCGGTCGAGGTTGCCCAGGATGTTCTGGACATGGTGACCGAATTCATGGGCCACCACATATTCCTGGGCGAGCGGGCCGCCCGAAGAGCCAAACCGTGTCACCAGTTCATCGAAGAACCCGGGGTCGAAATAGGCCTTCACGTCGGCGGGGCAGTAGAACGGTCCAACAGCCGTGGTGGCCGGACCGCATCCGGTGTTGGTGGCCTGGTCAAAGATGACCGTTCCTGGCCGCGAGTATTTCACATTGTATTGGGCCAGGTAGTCGGGCCAGAAGGCATTCAGGCTGTTCACGGTGCCGGTGATGCGGCAGTCGAGGCGCTTGTCCGCGTCAGCCCCGGTCTGGCACTCCTGCACGCCCCCTGCTCCGGTTCCGCTTTCGACGGCGGGAGGCGGACTCCCTCCACCGCTCAGGTCTCCGAGGATGTTGGGGTTGATACCGAAGAGGGCGAGCAGCAGCACCACGATGCCACCACCGATGCCACCACCGATTTTGGTCCCTCTGCCCATACCACCGCCACGTCGGTCCTCGACTTGGGACGGGTCAAGCTGCGCGCCATCGTTGAAACTCATACAGTCAGAATAGACGTCACTTTTGATGCCAGAGTGTGGACACTGCCGTAAAATTGGCTGGATGCCTTTCCTGGACAAACTTCACATCTGGGCTGATGAGCGCCCGCACGACACCGCCGTCGTCGTGGGCAGCAGCCGGATCACGTGGGCCGGACTTCGCGACGACGCAGCAGGACTGCTGGCCGCCTCCGGCTCCACAACGGTGCTGGCCGAACCAAACTCCGTTGACTTCGTTGAGCGGTACGCTGCCGCCGTCGCGGGGGAGCGACGCTGCGCAATCCTTGACCCCCTCTGGCCTGCTCCAATGATTGAAGACGTAGCCTCGCGCCTTGTTGAATCCCGCAACTGCGGCGCAGCCAAAACTGCCGGAACAGCCGGAACCGCAATGGGGAGCGGTCTGCATGACGGAGATCCTTCAAGCACGTTCCTGGTTGGCCTGACCTCGGGTACTACCTCTGTTCCCAAAGCCTTCACCCGTTCCCGCCGCTCGTGGCAGGTCTCGTTCGAGGCTTCCATCGAATTCTTCGGACTCTCGCAGGATGACCACACGCTGGCGCCGGGCCCGCTTTCCGCGAGCCTGAACCTTTATGCCCTCTCCGAGTGCCTTTACGCGGGGGCCGCGTTCCACACCCTCGAATCATTCGATGTCGGAGACGCCCACGCGTCCATCAGCCATGACGGCATCACCCGCTTGGTCCTTGCCCCCACCATGCTGCGGTTGCTGAGCGAACGGGGCTTGGCGGGCGACGTGGACGCCTCCGGTATCCGCACTATCATCTGCGCCGGTTCGAAGCTGGACGCACGGACCCTGGAAGCTGCCAGGCGCTGGGCACCGCATGCTGCCATTTATGAGTACTACGGCGCTTCGGAGTTGAGTTTCGTCTCGGGTACCCGGCTGGCCGCCGGTGAACCGCTGGATGTGGGGGGCACGGGCATCGGAACCCCTTTCCCGGGCGTGGAGCTCAGCATTCTCGACGACGCCGGCAACGTTTTGCCCGAAGGCACCCACGGCAACATCAGCGTGCGCAGCGGAATGGTCAGCAATGGCTACTTGTGGGGCGACGACGGGCACGCCCTGCGCTGCCTCAACGGCTGGTACACGGTAGGGGACCAGGGCTACCTCCGAGGGGGAGTCCTCCACATTCTCGGCCGGCGTTCGGACATGATCGTCACTTCAGGGAAGAACGTGTACCCGCACGAGGTGGAACTGGCCATGGCCTGTGTGCCGGGCATCGAGGTGGCGGTCGCCGCCGGCGCACCTGACGACATCCGCGGTCAAAAGGTGATTGCCGGCGTCGTTCCTGCCTATGGCGCCGTCACGGCGACGCAGCTCCGCACCGGGCTCGACGGCCTGCTGGCGCGGGATAAGTGGCCGCTGCAGTTCTACCTGCTCTCCGAACTGCCAATGACGGATCGTGGCAAAGTCAGCCGTAAGGTGCTGCTGGATTGGATCAAGAACCATGATTCCAGGGCACAGCCCCTTGGTTAGCACGGCGACGCAAACGGATCCCGCCCGGCAACCTGTCATCATTGCGGCCCTTCGATCGCCGGTTTGCCGCGCCAACGGGCAGCTCAAGCATCTCCGCGCGCCGGATCTCCTGGCACCGGTCCTGGCTTCGCTGCTGGAGTCCACGGCGGTGGAACCCTCGGACGTGGACGACGTCATCATCGGCAACGCAGTGGGCGGGGGTGGAAACCTCGCCCGGTACGCCGCGCTCCAGGCCGGCTTGCCTGTCACCGTCCCGGGGCTAACGGTTGACCGTCAGTGCGGCTCTGGACTGGACGCCATAGCGCTGGCATCCCGGCTGGTTGCCGCCGGTGGTGATCCGCTGTTCCTGGCCGGCGGCGTCGAAAGCATCAGTACGGCCCCGGCCAGGGCCAACAAGGATCACGACGGCGGACTGGAGTTCTACTCCCGGGCCACCTTCGTGCCGCCACAGTTCGGAGACCCGGACATGGGAGTCGCTGCGGAAAATGTTGCCAGGACTTTCGGCGTGACCAGGGAGAGGCAGGACGAGTATGCCCTCCGCAGCCACCGCCGCGCAGTGGAGGCTGCCGCTGCGGGCCGATATTTCGACGAAATCGTCCCGCTGAGCGGCACTGAAGGGCCCGTGATGTCCGATGACGGTCCCAGGCCTTCGCTGCGACCCGCTTTGATGGCCCGTTTCCCGGCCGCCTTCGTGACCGGTGGAACAGTCACGGCAGCGAACTCGTGCTTCGACGCGGACGCCGCGTCCGCCGTCGTGGTGACCTCCATGGCGCGGGCAGTCGCGATGGGTGCGGTGGACGGACTCGAGGTGCTTGGCAACGACACGGCAGGCGTTGATCCGGATCTGCTGGGTATTGGTGCCGCCCATGCTGCCGAACGATTGCTCGCCAGTCGTGGTGTGGCAGCAAACACGCTGGACCTCATCGAGTTCAACGAGGCGTTCGCATCGCAAACGATCGCATGCCTGGAACACTTGGGCCTGGATCCTGCCCGGGCGAACCGTGAAGGCGGTGCCCTGGCGTTGGGTCATGGGTACGGTGCATCGGGGGCGGTTCTGGTGACGCGGCTCTTGGCGCAGGCCAGGAGACGGTACCGCGAGACAGGGTCCGGGGCCCTCGGGCTGGCGATGATCAGCATCGCCGGCGGCATGGGCACCGCCAGCCTTTTGCGTTACTCGCGGCTCTGACTCAAGGGTGCTTCGTCGGCTTCGCCCAGCCCCCTGGCAGCGAGGGCGTCGCCGGTCTGTCGTGCATAGGCCACGGTCGAGATGAACACGGGCAGGACCAAGGCCCTGGGGTTCCGTTCAAGGCCCCGGGCGCGCGCGGAATCGCGGACATCGGCGAAGGCGCCGGCGATAAACGGGATGCTGCGGAGCATCACGGCAATGGTCAGTGCGAAACGTTCGGGATCGGCGCCGAACCGGCGGAATGGTTTGGAGATGGACACCACGCCATCCAGCAAATCCTGCACGGGGGTGGTGGCGGTCAGCACTGAAGCGGCCACGACGCATACCAGTACATTCAGCACGATGCGCGCCGCTGTTGGTCCGCCCAACTGCCACCACTGGAAAAGACCGATGGCCAGAAGGATGGGCGTGACCATCCAGAGGGATCCCAGGAGTCGTTTGATCCCGGCACCGCTGAGCAGGAAAAGCCCGCACATGACGATGAAGACGGCCAGGGATACTGCCCAGTCGACGATCAGGAACGACGCCGTTCCGCAGGCCGCCACCACAAGGAATTTCAGCCACAGGGGAGTGCGGTGTATCAGGGAACTGCCAGGGACGTGCTGTGCGAGCAGGTGGCCGTGGCCCCTCACCTCGGTAATCCTTCCACGGGCATTTCGACTGCTGTACCTTCGCACAGCGCACGGTAATGGGCCACGGCTTCGGCCGCGCCGCCGTCGAACACTATGCGACCGTCCTCCACCACCAGGACGCGGTCCATGTCGAGAACCAGGTCGAGGTCATGCGTGGACATGATGACCTGTTGGTCCAGCCCCGCAATGGTTCGGCGCAAGAGCTCACGGTTGCGCAGATCCAGCAGGGTGGACGGTTCATCAAGGACCAGAACCCCGGGGTTGACGGCCAGCACCGCGGCCAGTGCGAGCAGTTGGCGTTCTCCGCCGGAGAGTTCATAGATGCTCTGGTCGGCCACGCGGAGGAGCCCGAAGCGGTCGAGGACGGCTTCAGCCCTGGCAGTACGTTCCTTGGAGTTCCTGACGGAACGCCGCAGGGACAACTCAACATCTTCCCGCCCTGTCGGCATCACCAGTTGGGACAACGGATCTGTGAAAACGAAACCTACGTTAGCCCGCACGCGGCGGACATCTGAATCCGTGCTGCGGCCATGCACCACGACTGTTCCATCAGTGGGAGCCACCAGACCGTTGAAGAGCCGGAGAAAGGTGGACTTGCCGGAGCCATTGGCACCGATCACACCGATACGACGCTCCGTGAGCTCCAGGGAAAACCGGTGCAGCAGTGTCTTGGGTGCGTCGCCTGTGTCCACAGCCACGCGCACCGAGACCCCGTTGAAACTGATGCTGTTCAACTTCCCTGCTTAACCCGACGTACCAGGACATCCGGGAATGCCTTGTGAATTGCCAGTGCGATGATCACGGCCAGGACGTTCTTGAGGGTGTCCCCGGGAAGGAACGGCAGGTCAGCGAGCAGTGCCTTGCTGAAGTCGAGTTTGGCGTTGACCATCATGCCGAGGATGCCCAGGCCATGGACAACAACGAGACTGCTGGCCATGGTGGCAGCGAACAGCCAAAGTCCCCGGTATTTGATGGTCCTGCGGATCACTACGGCGGCAAGGTAGCCTGTGGCCGCCGCCGCCAGCGGGAAAGCGATGATGTACCCGGCCGAAGGGCTCGCGAGGATACCCAGGCCGCTGCGGCCTCCGCTGAAGATGGG is from Paenarthrobacter nicotinovorans and encodes:
- the sufB gene encoding Fe-S cluster assembly protein SufB, translated to MTDQIAEKAVADGTVISEILEKNPELHGIGNYEYGWADKNDVGANARRGLNEEVVRDISSKKNEPEWMLDLRLKGLKYFDRKPMPTWGADLSGIDFDNIKYFVRSTEKQAATWEDLPEDIRNTYEKLGIPEAERSRLVSGVAAQYESEVVYHQIREDLEAQGVIFLDTDTALREHPEIFQEYFGTIIPVGDNKFASLNTAVWSGGSFVYVPKGVHVDIPLQAYFRINTENMGQFERTLIIADEDSYVHYIEGCTAPIYTSDSLHSAVVEIIVKKGARVRYTTIQNWSNNVYNLVTKRAICEEGATMEWVDGNIGSKVTMKYPAVYLVGEHAKGETLSIAFAGEGQHQDTGSKMVHIAPNTKSSIISKSVARGGGRAAYRGLVQVREGAKHSANTVRCDALLVDTISRSDTYPYIDIREDDVVLGHEATVSRVSEEQLFYLMSRGMPEDEAMAMIVRGFIEPIARELPMEYALELNRLIELQMEGSVG
- a CDS encoding helix-turn-helix transcriptional regulator gives rise to the protein MSSPVSMPQKRHAAAGEALVASPSLPDADDRTRDRVLSAVLENGPVSAAELGDLLGFTPAAVRRHLDHLERSGVIEVKRVAKAGSGAGRPARRYVLSSQGQSKLGDDYLNIASSALRRLQELAGEDAVREYAEERFADMERRYAPEVQAAGDDITARAMALSKALSRDGFVASAHSIEAKAPLPAALSSVQLCQGHCPIQRLAAEFPVFCDAETKVFSRLVGVDVRRLSTLAQGGHVCTTHIPTGRLAATVPPGAEVQPKSPYQESNNQQERP
- a CDS encoding ABC transporter permease, with protein sequence MTGLLAPNAGPASLPRRIMQQGRYETITMLRNGEQLILAIVLPLMALVGLVVTPLLDGLGPSRVDTATPGILALCAMSTAFTGQGIATGFDRRYGVLRFLSTTPLGRGGLIAGKILAVLVVLALQVLVVGAVAGFLGWQPRPEAWLPGLGLLVLGAAAFTALGLLVAGTVRPEATLAITNLLWILLGALGGIVVPADRLPAVLQGIVHFLPSGALGQGLRDAFLQGTIPLSAVVILLLWTVLAGGAAIRWFKWN
- the sufD gene encoding Fe-S cluster assembly protein SufD, whose protein sequence is MTDITTEKARIGAPSAQPFIDGFTEEGENLSPINADGSTAAKPSAGPLAGASSKSHSHGGGVGVPDSSRAGRLTSYNLDDFKALTGLEEDWRFTPLRRLRGLHSEALIGAAPAVTVSAPAGVTVETVGRDDRRIGLAGIPEDRVSANAWSGFKEATVITVPSETTLESEITVTLTGAGTDAAAQHIVVVAEKFSKGVLVLGHEGSAVVSENVEIVLEDGAELTVVSLQEWNDDSVHASSQQAKIGRDAKFKHIVVSLGGDLVRVTPTARFAAPGGEVELFGLYFADAGQHLEHRTFVDHGQANCVSNVLYKGALQGKGAHTVWVGDVLIQKNAEGTDSYEKNQNLVLTDGCRADSVPNLEIETGLIAGAGHASATGRFDDEHLFYLMARGIPEEVARRLVVRGFLNEIIQKINVPAIEDRLTDAVERELAATEN
- a CDS encoding COX15/CtaA family protein, which encodes MSTASRLPKTVQQWTSKLPTEVNSAVRRLALLSLIGQTILVVTGGAVRLTASGLGCPTWPRCTNDSLVNTPEMGIHGFIEFGNRLLTFALAAVAALMLVYLWNLRKQRRDLFLLALGLLASIPAQAIIGGITVLSNLNPWVVGLHFLVSMALVVFATLLVNRAYGRTGRFMNRTLPALPSVTRPLMMAVAVFSAIAVMLGVVVTGAGPHAGDADAPRNDLDWDLFSHIHAIPAYLITAGTLLAVFLVVRRRISGPFRTAAFLLLGVTLLQAVIGFTQYYNGIPALLVGAHMLGAALLMSAATNAADVAKHSPVG
- a CDS encoding ABC transporter ATP-binding protein gives rise to the protein MRSPESPVLTIDGLIKDVGPLASLDGKMLRVVSGLSLVAERGQVTALLGANGAGKTTTLECAQGLQKRTGGSITLLGADPDTAGAELRARVGVMLQDGGLPPSARPIPLLRHVAGMYKNPMNVDALVERLGINQFSRTGVRRLSGGQKQRLALAAALVGNPEILFLDEPSAGLDPQSRQMVFELIAELRDAGMGIVLTTHLMDDAERLADYVYIIDGGHNVAEGTVAELLRHDHSAESGASDRTLYFDAPAGLDFASVVGAGLRITESRSGSYAIAGAITPADLAGLTAWWAERNIMPASLRLESRSLEDVFLDISGRDLR